A single Bacteroidia bacterium DNA region contains:
- a CDS encoding zeta toxin family protein, translating to MEDKKLYIIAGCNGAGKTTASFTILPEILDCKEFVNADEIAKGLSPFQPENVSFEAGRIMLNRINELISENENFAFETTLSTRSYKNKIVEAKEKKYRVTLLFFWLQNIELAKERVKIRVSEGGHNIEPEVIERRYIRGIKNLFDIYLPVVDGALIFDNSEGKYELLADKKIDGLLNIVNEEKFNLLKDYYDNN from the coding sequence ATGGAAGACAAAAAACTTTACATAATCGCTGGTTGTAATGGAGCAGGAAAAACTACTGCTTCATTTACAATTTTACCTGAGATTTTAGACTGTAAAGAATTTGTCAATGCAGATGAAATAGCAAAAGGCTTATCCCCTTTTCAACCAGAAAATGTCTCGTTTGAAGCTGGTCGAATAATGCTAAATCGAATAAACGAATTAATTTCTGAAAATGAAAACTTCGCTTTTGAAACTACATTATCGACCAGAAGTTATAAAAATAAGATTGTAGAAGCCAAGGAGAAAAAGTACAGAGTTACATTGTTGTTTTTTTGGCTTCAAAACATTGAGTTGGCAAAAGAGCGTGTAAAAATTCGGGTTTCTGAAGGCGGACACAATATTGAACCCGAAGTCATTGAAAGAAGGTACATTCGTGGAATTAAAAATTTGTTTGACATTTATCTTCCAGTTGTAGATGGCGCATTAATTTTCGACAATTCGGAAGGGAAATACGAACTTTTGGCTGACAAAAAGATTGACGGCTTACTAAACATTGTAAACGAAGAAAAGTTTAACCTATTAAAAGATTATT
- a CDS encoding IS1182 family transposase: MKYVRGNSRNQMEFYCLEERIGTDNEVRLIDLFVNSLNIAELGFAQSKQSSKGGRPAFHPSDLLKLYLYGYLNQIRSSRKLEKETHINIEVMWLMRGLTPDHNTISNFRKDNPDAIRKVFKATVSLAKNFDLIGGKLIAGDGTKLRAQNSKKNNFNVKKLERHLQYIETKLEEYNQALAEADGDTSLQQELQKKIATQEQRKEKYQGFQKQMEETNEVQISTSDPESRQLATRNGITEVAYNIQSTVDDKHCLPIDYQVTNENDSKAMGDILEGAVEELGHNQFTGLFDKGYHTGTEFVKADKLGVEVLVAVPELPSSSMAPHPDYNLDKFVYDEATDTFTCPQGHTMATNGHWYVKNRNRVGVRKQEPLKMKQYKTDACKTCPVYDLCTRAKDKRGRVIERTAYAHLVEANRKRMEEQYELYRKRQTIVEHPFGIIKRQWGFYYIMTKKNMKRASADVGLIFTAFNLKRIFNILDKESLKAYLKALFSTFRPHTSHFQPIYGLQIFTIPFSNIFPSSLKSA, from the coding sequence ATGAAATACGTTCGTGGAAATAGTCGCAATCAAATGGAATTTTACTGCTTAGAAGAACGAATCGGTACGGATAATGAGGTGAGATTGATTGATTTATTCGTAAATAGTCTCAATATTGCAGAATTAGGATTTGCTCAATCAAAACAATCTTCAAAAGGTGGAAGACCGGCCTTTCATCCTTCCGATTTACTCAAACTTTACCTTTACGGATATCTCAATCAGATTCGCTCCTCCCGAAAATTAGAAAAAGAAACCCACATCAATATCGAAGTCATGTGGCTAATGAGAGGTCTGACTCCGGATCACAACACTATCTCCAACTTCAGAAAAGATAATCCCGATGCCATTAGGAAAGTATTTAAAGCTACTGTTAGCCTGGCAAAGAACTTTGATTTGATTGGCGGTAAGCTCATTGCAGGAGACGGCACTAAACTCAGGGCTCAAAACTCTAAAAAGAACAACTTCAATGTCAAAAAATTAGAAAGACACCTTCAGTATATCGAAACAAAATTAGAGGAATACAACCAGGCTTTGGCCGAGGCAGATGGCGATACATCTCTACAACAAGAACTACAAAAAAAGATAGCAACCCAAGAGCAACGAAAAGAAAAATATCAGGGTTTTCAAAAACAAATGGAGGAAACCAACGAAGTACAAATCTCCACTTCAGACCCCGAGAGCCGCCAGTTAGCCACCCGTAACGGCATTACAGAAGTGGCTTATAACATACAATCAACAGTGGATGACAAACACTGCCTGCCCATAGATTATCAGGTGACCAACGAAAACGATTCCAAAGCCATGGGTGATATCTTAGAGGGAGCGGTTGAGGAATTAGGGCATAATCAGTTTACGGGGCTATTTGACAAGGGTTATCATACCGGAACAGAGTTCGTAAAAGCTGATAAACTTGGAGTGGAAGTCCTGGTGGCTGTGCCCGAACTGCCCTCCTCTTCTATGGCTCCTCATCCCGACTATAATTTGGACAAGTTTGTTTACGATGAAGCTACGGATACATTTACCTGTCCGCAAGGACACACGATGGCTACCAACGGACACTGGTATGTCAAAAACAGAAACCGTGTAGGAGTTCGCAAGCAGGAGCCACTGAAAATGAAACAATACAAAACCGATGCCTGTAAAACCTGTCCTGTGTATGACCTCTGCACCCGGGCCAAAGACAAAAGAGGCAGAGTGATTGAAAGAACAGCTTATGCCCACTTAGTGGAAGCCAACCGAAAAAGAATGGAAGAACAATACGAGCTTTACCGAAAACGGCAAACGATTGTAGAGCATCCTTTCGGAATCATAAAAAGACAGTGGGGATTTTATTACATCATGACTAAAAAAAACATGAAACGAGCTTCGGCAGATGTCGGGCTTATCTTCACCGCTTTCAACCTCAAGCGAATCTTCAATATTTTGGATAAAGAGTCTCTGAAAGCCTACCTGAAAGCGCTTTTCTCTACTTTTCGCCCTCATACCAGCCATTTTCAGCCCATTTACGGCCTTCAAATTTTTACAATTCCATTTTCAAATATTTTTCCTTCCTCGCTTAAATCGGCTTAA
- a CDS encoding DUF262 domain-containing HNH endonuclease family protein, translated as MKTESHSINDVLAKNATSFFIPPFQRAYAWGKPEIERYFSDISRIIESELDPKQHDKLEHFFGTVVIKEEKSGFANRSVVVDGQQRLTTTLIFLIALRDSETDPIKQDFITQNYLTNNASTFQDKIKLKQVTKDWDAYRALINKTQSKPGVINNAYQLLIKLINEKKKLSPEVDFKHFIIAIQRINVAVIFLDERPFKGEDPQIIFETLNSLGKPLTLSDLVRNFVLLNMESKRQTEIYEKIWHPKIEEVLQENTSKFFRDYLQYKMATSLKVVSDNNTKELYQQFKEFVENKFDEHNDFINNIVRYVKCYKWIIAEFITDKISENYSNDKIIKELLRNIFHDIKAEAFKPFVLGLLEYHQYTVNEVRLSDEIFINALESIRTFLIRRRILGLTQGENKNIVVLSRKIEAIAKGSISMFDLLTNLFYRLRLPNDNEVKIGLMSMNFYEGLKQYSKFILGKIEEHNTKVAVDFRNPKITIEHIMPQTLEDSWKVELGENWNEIHKNYLHNIGNLILTEFNSEIGNKPFKEKKRKLETSSLNYRLDIIRRNIWNEKNIKEHQENMLNWFLKTFPLPDLYKEKANWNTQTLENTTFSPLDIDAGETAEGNRPVELHIFSKVINVKSWQDVFIKFLLFLKESPDFDFDFIIDNQTELFKREETILKWSVLKEIIESNVDLSSRYKTFDGKVWDKVKDLNDDLLFIHINISASACMSRISNIMEKFNMDEKSVEIKLR; from the coding sequence TTTGCGAATCGTTCTGTAGTTGTGGATGGACAACAGCGTTTGACGACAACTTTAATTTTTCTAATCGCTTTAAGAGATTCCGAAACAGACCCGATAAAACAGGATTTTATAACTCAAAATTATCTTACAAATAATGCCTCTACATTTCAAGATAAAATTAAGCTAAAACAAGTGACTAAAGACTGGGATGCTTATCGGGCATTAATTAATAAAACCCAGTCCAAACCAGGCGTAATTAATAACGCCTATCAACTACTGATAAAATTAATTAATGAAAAAAAGAAGTTAAGTCCAGAAGTTGATTTTAAGCATTTCATTATAGCTATCCAGAGAATTAATGTTGCTGTTATCTTTCTTGATGAACGCCCATTCAAAGGAGAAGACCCTCAAATCATTTTTGAGACCCTAAATTCTTTAGGGAAGCCTCTAACCCTTTCTGATTTGGTTAGAAATTTTGTCTTGCTTAATATGGAAAGTAAAAGACAAACAGAAATTTACGAAAAAATATGGCATCCTAAAATTGAAGAAGTTCTACAAGAAAACACATCAAAATTCTTCCGTGATTATCTTCAATATAAGATGGCGACATCTTTAAAAGTAGTTAGCGACAACAACACAAAGGAATTATATCAACAATTCAAGGAATTTGTAGAAAACAAATTTGATGAACACAACGATTTTATTAACAACATTGTTCGATATGTAAAATGTTACAAATGGATTATCGCTGAATTTATTACAGATAAAATTTCCGAAAACTATAGTAACGATAAAATAATAAAAGAGCTTCTTAGGAACATATTCCACGACATAAAAGCAGAAGCATTTAAGCCATTCGTTTTGGGACTATTAGAATATCACCAATACACGGTTAACGAAGTTAGGCTAAGCGATGAAATTTTTATTAATGCCTTGGAATCTATCCGAACCTTTTTAATTAGACGTAGAATTTTAGGGTTAACACAAGGCGAGAACAAAAACATTGTAGTATTAAGTAGAAAGATAGAAGCAATTGCAAAAGGGAGCATTTCAATGTTCGATTTATTGACAAATCTCTTTTATAGACTTCGTTTACCTAACGACAACGAAGTTAAAATAGGCCTGATGTCAATGAATTTTTATGAAGGTTTAAAACAGTATTCAAAATTTATTTTAGGTAAAATCGAAGAACATAATACAAAAGTTGCAGTTGATTTTCGTAATCCAAAAATAACAATTGAGCATATAATGCCTCAGACCTTGGAAGATAGTTGGAAGGTTGAATTGGGCGAAAACTGGAATGAAATTCATAAAAACTATCTGCACAATATCGGAAACTTAATACTAACTGAATTCAATAGCGAGATTGGTAATAAACCGTTCAAAGAAAAGAAAAGAAAACTCGAAACATCTTCCTTGAATTACAGACTTGATATCATTAGAAGAAATATTTGGAATGAAAAGAACATCAAGGAGCATCAAGAAAATATGCTTAACTGGTTTCTTAAAACATTTCCTCTACCAGACTTATACAAAGAAAAAGCAAATTGGAATACTCAAACATTAGAGAACACAACATTTTCCCCTCTTGACATAGACGCAGGAGAGACGGCAGAAGGCAACAGACCTGTTGAGCTACATATCTTCAGTAAAGTTATAAATGTGAAATCTTGGCAGGATGTTTTTATTAAATTCCTTTTATTCCTAAAAGAAAGCCCTGATTTTGATTTCGATTTTATTATTGACAATCAAACGGAATTATTTAAAAGGGAAGAAACTATACTTAAATGGAGTGTGCTGAAAGAAATAATAGAATCAAACGTGGATTTGTCAAGCAGATACAAAACATTTGACGGTAAAGTATGGGATAAAGTGAAAGACTTAAATGATGATTTGCTTTTTATTCACATAAACATTTCAGCTTCAGCTTGTATGTCTAGAATCAGCAATATAATGGAGAAATTTAATATGGATGAAAAATCGGTTGAAATTAAATTACGATAA